The following coding sequences lie in one Streptomyces sp. NBC_00510 genomic window:
- a CDS encoding DUF5990 family protein yields MRLRIEARDLPGRGFGDHAGVHVAVQRRARPSELLDPRPGDAAAATWDLDCRVHETPDGVDVTGPYVQGGPGARFVYLSWGTVAGDGGFTMFRRAKLMLDGVETGTLREAVRSGMLVGRLGLTDARGGPLCAAVRPPLISWSAQAPDARG; encoded by the coding sequence GTGCGGCTCCGCATCGAGGCGCGCGACCTGCCCGGCCGCGGCTTCGGCGACCACGCCGGCGTCCACGTCGCCGTGCAGCGCCGCGCCCGTCCCTCGGAACTCCTGGACCCGCGGCCGGGGGACGCCGCGGCGGCGACGTGGGACCTCGACTGCCGGGTCCATGAGACCCCTGACGGCGTCGACGTCACGGGCCCCTACGTCCAGGGCGGCCCCGGCGCCCGCTTCGTCTACCTGTCCTGGGGCACGGTGGCGGGTGATGGCGGCTTCACGATGTTCCGCCGCGCCAAGCTCATGCTCGACGGCGTCGAGACCGGGACGCTCCGCGAGGCCGTACGCTCCGGGATGCTCGTCGGGCGGCTGGGCCTCACCGACGCCCGGGGAGGCCCGCTGTGCGCCGCCGTACGGCCGCCGCTCATCTCATGGTCGGCGCAGGCACCCGACGCGAGGGGCTGA
- a CDS encoding ASCH domain-containing protein yields MELGTPDALRDELNSLVLAGRKTATTGLLSEYVEESEGLEFVGERLALLDRGSRCVGVIEITGVEVTSFADVTWEHAAAEGEGDASLTDWQAGHRRFWERAGTPVEDATSVVCLAFRLVTAGG; encoded by the coding sequence ATGGAACTCGGCACGCCCGACGCGCTGCGGGACGAGCTGAACTCCCTGGTCCTGGCGGGCAGGAAGACCGCGACGACCGGACTGCTGTCCGAGTACGTCGAGGAGTCCGAGGGGCTGGAGTTCGTCGGCGAGCGGCTGGCCCTGCTGGACCGGGGGAGCCGCTGCGTGGGCGTCATCGAGATCACGGGCGTGGAGGTGACGTCCTTCGCGGATGTGACGTGGGAGCACGCCGCCGCCGAGGGTGAGGGGGACGCCTCCCTCACCGACTGGCAGGCCGGGCACCGCCGTTTCTGGGAACGCGCGGGCACCCCCGTCGAGGACGCGACGTCCGTGGTGTGCCTGGCGTTCCGGCTCGTGACGGCGGGGGGCTGA
- a CDS encoding zinc-dependent alcohol dehydrogenase family protein: protein MKAVVIAEPGKIELATVEDPAPGPRDVVVAVAACGLCGTDLHILRGEFAPTLPIVPGHEFAGEVVAVGSAVTEVAVGARVAVDPSLHCGECHYCRLGRGNLCERWAAIGVTEPGGASEFAVAPVANCVVLPDHVATADAALIEPLSCAVRGYDVLRSRLGAHVLIYGSGTMGLMMLELAKRTGAAGVDVVDVNPERLATARLLGCDNTAGSAEEIARPRGWEVVVDATGNASAIQDGLQRVGRGGTFLQFGVADYAARAVIEPYRIYNEEITITGSMAVLHSYERAAELFAAGVLDPGVFISDRFPLTDYPHAIERFAAGVGRKILVRP, encoded by the coding sequence GTGAAGGCAGTCGTCATCGCCGAGCCCGGGAAGATCGAGCTCGCCACCGTCGAGGACCCCGCCCCCGGTCCTCGGGACGTGGTGGTCGCGGTCGCGGCCTGCGGCCTGTGCGGAACCGATCTGCACATCCTGCGAGGCGAGTTCGCGCCGACGCTGCCGATCGTGCCGGGGCACGAGTTCGCCGGCGAGGTGGTCGCGGTCGGCTCTGCCGTCACGGAGGTGGCGGTCGGCGCCCGGGTCGCCGTCGACCCCTCGCTGCACTGCGGCGAGTGCCACTACTGCCGCCTGGGCCGCGGCAACCTGTGCGAGCGGTGGGCCGCGATCGGGGTCACCGAGCCCGGCGGCGCCTCCGAGTTCGCCGTCGCGCCGGTCGCCAACTGCGTGGTCCTGCCCGACCACGTGGCGACCGCCGACGCCGCGCTGATCGAGCCGCTGTCGTGCGCCGTGCGCGGCTACGACGTGCTGCGCAGCCGGCTCGGCGCCCATGTGCTGATCTACGGCTCGGGAACGATGGGCCTGATGATGCTGGAGCTCGCCAAGCGGACGGGGGCGGCCGGCGTGGACGTCGTCGACGTCAACCCCGAACGGCTCGCCACCGCACGGCTGCTGGGCTGCGACAACACGGCCGGCTCGGCGGAGGAGATCGCCCGCCCGCGCGGCTGGGAGGTCGTCGTGGACGCCACCGGCAACGCCTCCGCGATCCAGGACGGGCTGCAACGGGTCGGCAGGGGCGGCACCTTCCTGCAGTTCGGGGTCGCCGACTACGCCGCCCGCGCGGTCATCGAGCCGTACCGGATCTACAACGAGGAGATCACCATCACGGGCTCCATGGCGGTCCTGCACAGCTACGAGCGGGCCGCCGAGCTCTTCGCCGCCGGGGTGCTGGACCCCGGGGTGTTCATCAGCGACCGCTTCCCGCTCACCGACTACCCCCACGCCATCGAGCGCTTCGCGGCGGGCGTCGGCCGCAAGATCCTGGTGCGGCCGTGA
- a CDS encoding carbohydrate kinase yields MTAPATLVAGEALTDVVVGPDGTRYAHPGGSPANTALGLARLGHPVTLATRIGRDAHGDALVERLTEGRVALLPGSVVDAPTSTARAELDGSGSAAYRFDITWDLPPVGPLGVPGHLHTGSVATALEPGAGRLFALVAAVRRRGHTVSYDPNLRPALLGPPETERPRVERLVALADVVKASEEDLGWLHPGRDPGDVAADWARRGPRLVVLTRGAGGAEAHWAPGGRHRVPAHRVEVVDTIGAGDAFMAGLLAGLLSAGLLGGAAARGRLRAAADGGPVPPAVADALELAARVAALTCGRAGADPPFLAEVTPVV; encoded by the coding sequence GTGACCGCGCCCGCCACGCTGGTCGCCGGCGAGGCGCTGACCGACGTGGTCGTCGGGCCCGACGGGACGCGGTACGCCCACCCCGGCGGCAGCCCGGCCAACACCGCGCTCGGTCTGGCCCGGCTCGGGCACCCGGTCACCCTGGCCACCCGCATCGGCCGGGACGCGCACGGCGACGCACTGGTCGAACGGCTGACGGAGGGACGCGTCGCGCTGCTGCCGGGGTCGGTCGTGGACGCCCCGACGTCCACGGCCAGGGCCGAACTCGACGGCAGCGGCAGCGCCGCGTACCGGTTCGACATCACCTGGGACCTCCCCCCGGTCGGGCCGCTCGGCGTGCCGGGGCATCTCCACACCGGTTCGGTCGCCACCGCGCTGGAGCCGGGTGCGGGGCGGCTGTTCGCCTTGGTCGCGGCGGTCCGGCGGCGTGGGCACACCGTCTCGTACGACCCGAACCTCAGGCCCGCGCTGCTCGGTCCGCCCGAGACCGAACGGCCGCGCGTCGAACGGCTGGTCGCGCTCGCCGACGTGGTGAAGGCCAGCGAGGAGGACCTCGGGTGGCTCCACCCCGGACGTGATCCGGGCGACGTCGCCGCCGACTGGGCGCGCCGCGGTCCCCGCCTGGTCGTCCTCACCCGGGGCGCGGGAGGCGCCGAGGCCCACTGGGCACCGGGGGGACGGCACCGTGTCCCCGCCCACCGGGTGGAGGTCGTCGACACGATCGGCGCCGGTGACGCCTTCATGGCGGGTCTGCTCGCCGGTCTCCTCTCCGCCGGGCTGCTCGGCGGGGCGGCGGCCCGCGGGCGGCTGCGCGCGGCCGCGGACGGCGGTCCCGTGCCGCCCGCGGTGGCCGACGCCCTGGAACTCGCCGCGCGCGTCGCGGCTCTGACCTGCGGGCGGGCGGGAGCGGACCCACCGTTCCTGGCGGAGGTGACACCCGTCGTGTGA